The following coding sequences are from one bacterium SCSIO 12741 window:
- a CDS encoding gliding motility-associated C-terminal domain-containing protein, protein MQKLFSYLVLTLLLAISFEAQSQTVFEFKGDGTWKCSSTLTPGWNDVGFNDAGWSNSTAPSPNIVPGYPIAPGSQSMWLLPYQDTVYFRKSFYLKTLGNGCLKATNFNGTGTLAEISADNEYVIYVNGQMAGAATNSNLNVHNLYPFLQVGRNVIAIRAIDWNPPFMISFYWKLEYETGPVLNITSDSYICEGDTTTFSSTDRYFSYKWSDGQTTRDAKVYKEGKYWLEAVDSGNCTWVDTTTLTEYKHTPVDLGSPQAICQGEEAVLRAGNYLKYNWSTGDTIDTVAVNYSGKFAVTVTDGNGCSSKDSTTVTVFDFAAVNLGEDTILCKGETVELSATFPNSSYKWSTGSTDTSIIVSEPGTYAITITNFCGEVSDNIQVDYITSVDVDLGEDDYFCFGESYTLTAESENASIYDWSTGESTKSIKVKKPGYYQVTVYDKCGNKNSDEVEILKGVTPFDMIPTSFTPNGDGLNETWGTFVQEDENFEISIMDRWGQIVFRSNHPSEWWDGMHNGKECPVGNYFYVIKFTDCANQQESTSGRVTIVR, encoded by the coding sequence ATGCAGAAATTATTTTCATATCTCGTTCTAACCCTTCTACTTGCCATTTCATTTGAAGCACAGTCTCAAACCGTGTTTGAATTTAAAGGAGATGGTACCTGGAAGTGTTCTTCGACCCTTACCCCAGGATGGAATGATGTGGGATTTAACGATGCCGGATGGTCCAATTCCACGGCACCTTCTCCAAACATCGTTCCCGGATATCCTATTGCACCTGGATCACAGAGTATGTGGTTGCTTCCTTATCAGGATACGGTTTATTTCAGAAAATCATTCTACCTCAAAACCTTGGGGAATGGCTGCCTGAAGGCAACCAATTTTAATGGAACGGGAACGTTGGCTGAAATTTCTGCTGACAACGAATACGTGATTTACGTTAACGGTCAAATGGCAGGTGCTGCTACCAATTCCAATTTGAATGTTCATAATCTGTATCCCTTTTTACAGGTAGGGCGGAATGTGATTGCCATACGAGCCATTGACTGGAACCCACCGTTTATGATTTCCTTCTATTGGAAATTGGAATACGAAACCGGACCTGTACTCAATATCACCTCAGACTCTTATATCTGCGAAGGCGATACGACTACCTTTAGTAGTACCGATCGTTATTTCTCCTACAAATGGAGTGATGGGCAGACCACACGTGACGCTAAGGTCTACAAAGAAGGAAAATATTGGCTCGAAGCTGTTGATTCCGGAAATTGTACCTGGGTAGATACAACCACCTTGACCGAGTATAAGCATACACCGGTAGACTTAGGTTCGCCACAGGCCATTTGCCAAGGAGAGGAAGCTGTTCTTCGCGCAGGTAACTATTTAAAGTACAACTGGTCAACTGGAGATACTATTGATACGGTAGCGGTTAACTATTCAGGGAAATTCGCTGTAACTGTAACAGACGGAAACGGTTGTAGTTCCAAAGATTCAACGACCGTCACGGTATTTGATTTTGCAGCCGTAAACTTGGGAGAAGACACCATCCTGTGTAAAGGTGAAACGGTTGAACTGAGTGCTACCTTCCCAAATTCAAGTTACAAGTGGAGTACCGGAAGCACCGATACTTCTATCATCGTTTCCGAGCCTGGAACTTATGCCATAACGATCACCAATTTCTGTGGAGAGGTTTCTGATAATATCCAGGTCGATTACATTACTTCGGTAGATGTGGACCTTGGAGAAGATGATTACTTCTGTTTTGGTGAATCCTACACGCTTACGGCTGAGTCTGAAAATGCCTCCATCTACGATTGGAGTACTGGAGAATCGACCAAAAGCATAAAGGTGAAAAAGCCGGGTTACTATCAAGTGACCGTTTACGACAAGTGTGGAAACAAGAATTCTGACGAAGTGGAAATTTTGAAAGGGGTAACTCCTTTTGATATGATTCCCACCAGCTTTACCCCTAATGGCGATGGTTTAAATGAAACCTGGGGAACCTTTGTTCAGGAAGATGAAAACTTTGAGATCTCTATCATGGATCGTTGGGGACAAATTGTGTTCCGTTCCAATCATCCGTCTGAATGGTGGGATGGTATGCATAATGGCAAAGAGTGCCCGGTAGGGAATTATTTCTACGTCATTAAGTTTACCGACTGCGCCAATCAGCAGGAATCGACTTCAGGTAGGGTGACCATTGTGCGCTAA
- the clpB gene encoding ATP-dependent chaperone ClpB — MNTNNLTIKTQEALQMAQQMAFEAGNQSIETGHVLKGVFAVDENVTPFLFKKLGVNTDIFRQALDRIVEGYPKVSGGEAYLSREGAQVFQKATSLLKEFGDDYVSIEHVLLGLLMTKSTIAQLMKDNGLNEKGLKAAIKELRKGETVKSQTAEDTYNSLNKYAINLNKQAAKGKLDPVIGRDDEIRRVLQILSRRTKNNPILVGEPGVGKTAIAEGLAHRIVSGDVPENLKQKELFSLDMGALIAGAKYKGEFEERLKSVVKEVTSSDGRIILFIDEIHTLVGAGGGQGAMDAANILKPALARGELRAIGATTLNEYQKYFEQDKALERRFQTVMVDEPTVEDAISILRGLKEKYETHHKVRIQDEAIISSVELSQRYITDRFLPDKAIDLIDEAASKLRIQINSMPEELDEVERKIRQLEIEREGIKREGDKKKIAGLKEEIANLTEQRDQLKAKWESEKEVIDGTQRVKEEIEQLKLQATQAEREGDYGRVAEIRYGQMSAAEDQLKSFEAQLAEMQASGSQMVKEEVDSEDISEVISKWTGVPVSKMMQSEAEKLLHLEDELHKRVIGQDEAIVAIADAVRRSRAGLQDQEKPIGSFLFLGTTGVGKTELAKALAEYLFDHEGALTRIDMSEYQERHAVSRLVGAPPGYVGYDEGGQLTEAVRRKPYSVILLDEIEKAHPDAFNILLQVLDDGRLTDNKGRVANFKNTIIIMTSNLGSEIIRDNYDAADGKDPMVFERTRDDVLGLVRQSLKPEFVNRIDETIMFTPLSADNIKDIVRIQLKGVERLLAQKDIRMEASDEVIGLLADVGFDPQYGARPVKRVIQKEVMNGLSKEILSGRVSEGDHIILDEFDGQFVFRKPKKVSH, encoded by the coding sequence ATGAATACAAATAATTTAACCATTAAAACACAGGAAGCCCTTCAAATGGCCCAGCAAATGGCCTTTGAAGCGGGTAACCAGTCCATCGAAACCGGGCACGTTTTGAAAGGTGTGTTCGCTGTAGATGAGAATGTGACTCCCTTCCTCTTCAAGAAATTGGGAGTGAATACCGATATTTTCCGCCAAGCTTTAGATCGAATCGTGGAGGGCTACCCCAAAGTGAGTGGAGGAGAAGCCTACCTTTCGAGAGAGGGAGCTCAGGTTTTTCAGAAAGCCACTTCGCTGCTAAAGGAGTTTGGAGACGATTACGTTTCCATCGAGCATGTGTTATTGGGACTCTTGATGACCAAGTCAACCATTGCTCAGTTGATGAAAGACAATGGGTTGAACGAGAAAGGGTTAAAAGCCGCAATTAAAGAATTGCGTAAGGGCGAAACGGTAAAAAGCCAAACTGCCGAGGATACCTACAATTCCCTGAATAAATACGCCATTAACCTAAACAAACAGGCGGCTAAAGGAAAACTGGATCCCGTTATTGGCCGGGACGATGAAATACGTCGGGTACTTCAAATTTTATCGCGTAGAACAAAAAATAACCCCATACTGGTTGGAGAACCAGGAGTAGGTAAAACAGCGATTGCGGAAGGTTTGGCTCACCGAATCGTTTCGGGAGATGTACCTGAAAACCTCAAGCAAAAGGAACTCTTTTCCCTGGATATGGGAGCCTTAATCGCCGGAGCTAAGTACAAAGGTGAATTTGAAGAACGCCTCAAGTCCGTGGTGAAGGAAGTGACCAGCAGCGATGGAAGAATCATCCTGTTTATTGATGAAATTCACACCCTGGTAGGTGCCGGTGGAGGACAAGGTGCCATGGACGCAGCCAACATTCTCAAGCCTGCCCTTGCCCGTGGAGAGTTACGTGCCATTGGAGCTACCACATTGAATGAATACCAAAAGTATTTTGAGCAAGACAAAGCCCTGGAACGCCGCTTCCAAACCGTAATGGTGGACGAACCTACGGTAGAAGATGCAATCTCGATTCTCCGTGGTTTGAAAGAGAAGTACGAAACCCATCACAAAGTTCGCATTCAGGATGAAGCCATCATCTCTTCCGTAGAGTTGAGTCAGCGCTACATCACCGATCGTTTTTTGCCAGACAAGGCCATTGATTTGATTGATGAAGCAGCATCAAAGTTGCGCATTCAAATCAATTCTATGCCCGAAGAACTGGATGAGGTAGAACGTAAGATTCGCCAGTTGGAGATTGAACGCGAGGGCATTAAGCGGGAAGGTGATAAGAAGAAAATTGCCGGGCTCAAGGAGGAAATTGCAAACCTCACTGAACAACGGGATCAGCTGAAAGCGAAATGGGAAAGTGAAAAAGAAGTAATTGATGGAACCCAGCGGGTAAAAGAAGAAATTGAACAACTGAAGCTTCAAGCTACTCAGGCTGAGCGTGAAGGCGATTACGGACGTGTAGCTGAGATACGCTATGGCCAGATGTCAGCGGCTGAGGACCAGTTGAAGTCCTTTGAGGCTCAATTGGCAGAAATGCAGGCCAGTGGTTCGCAAATGGTGAAAGAAGAAGTAGATAGCGAGGACATTTCTGAAGTGATCAGTAAATGGACCGGAGTGCCTGTGAGCAAGATGATGCAAAGCGAAGCCGAAAAATTGCTTCATCTGGAAGATGAGTTGCACAAGCGTGTCATCGGTCAGGATGAAGCCATTGTGGCTATTGCTGACGCTGTACGTAGGAGTAGGGCAGGGCTTCAGGATCAAGAGAAACCAATTGGATCCTTCTTGTTTTTGGGAACGACCGGTGTGGGTAAAACAGAATTGGCAAAGGCCTTGGCTGAATACTTATTTGATCATGAAGGAGCACTTACTCGAATTGATATGAGTGAATACCAGGAACGCCACGCCGTTTCTCGCTTGGTAGGGGCGCCTCCAGGATATGTCGGTTATGACGAAGGCGGGCAATTGACCGAAGCCGTCAGACGCAAACCCTACAGCGTGATTTTGCTGGATGAAATCGAAAAGGCACACCCGGATGCTTTCAACATTCTCCTCCAAGTGCTCGATGACGGGCGTTTGACGGACAACAAAGGGAGAGTGGCCAATTTTAAAAATACGATCATCATCATGACGTCAAATTTGGGCAGTGAAATCATTCGTGACAACTACGATGCTGCCGATGGAAAAGACCCAATGGTTTTTGAACGCACTCGAGACGATGTTTTAGGTCTGGTTCGTCAATCCTTGAAGCCCGAGTTCGTCAACCGAATCGATGAAACCATCATGTTCACTCCTCTGAGTGCCGATAATATCAAAGACATCGTTCGCATTCAACTCAAAGGAGTGGAGCGCTTGTTGGCCCAAAAAGACATCCGTATGGAAGCTTCTGATGAAGTCATTGGCTTGCTCGCCGATGTGGGTTTTGACCCGCAATACGGGGCTCGTCCGGTAAAGCGGGTAATTCAAAAAGAAGTGATGAATGGATTGTCCAAAGAGATCTTATCTGGAAGGGTTTCTGAAGGTGATCATATCATCCTCGATGAGTTTGACGGACAGTTCGTTTTTCGTAAACCGAAAAAAGTGAGTCATTAA
- a CDS encoding T9SS type A sorting domain-containing protein produces the protein MKLISLPFKIAPFGGLVFLMGALLLGQSIQAQNNLPTILSYRTITKANCVGQGATVEIILSDTLDPNIYGGVYVANMGAYSYNHSWANSYNVWTHKHMVAGINVYPDYPFLDVYACPVLGGCSSPPNWNLFLGTIKVDTEVLRIEQNQTLEYDVCACGDPVTIGADWPGVPPYYKKSLVDGQQAGMNWFAVNPINHLSGTTPINCPDHYAYALFDSRGCPIFSSSTVVSGQGPHGSFSTSYMHAATWIKSSPGKPALQKNAYHYICPGDSVQLFSKYFYSDTILLDTSSSNQVICRDTVTNHHVIVRTQDTTYLSFTKCAQGVYTFPDGDTSSIATVDTSTLSNQFGCDSLIITDLKLDTVTYTHRLAYICEGNTYTFPDGDTSITDVVDTSIIHNSTSCDTLLITDLRVIKPDTNYFSVTACYGQPYLLPNGDTAKKGGLDTTLLTNQFGCDSLVILDINIDTPRYQVDTVSVCQGTVYYFADGDSSDTAIRDTSWFQTKQGCDSLLIIELTYRSDSARNVMVTQSICQGKVFAFPDSSLTVSAKSNTSVLTSSKGCDSTVTTNLSVKPSSIPKSSLAYVGRNEFNVPGSAQKLEVSLESTSDGNLIQAGSKVYFERNGNSNDHVLKGQSAKSLSGYVIKRDKAGKILWKRTFEGTGSSKGNIEVLDITLADNDDIIMTGTFKDSVDFDLGTAVNWGYSLRTSSFLARYTKDGNLKWLVYEKNKLSGTTARVARIHCDTKGNIYLAGRILYAPVNLDFATSTALVNRVGTKSDLFISKYDPVGNFEWAKQLICSYDAGVEDFEIDTAGNPYLLGINSGTIDLDPSTNQYVLGPSSYYSFIARYDTAGNFIWGGKYDAQSMSMEVNASGEVFVAGIARDFSLDLDIGSGTHTLDASKSRRFVAKLNPNATPIIVRQFDGKSYFADHVEIKREKISNRLFLWARYVRGFEIDLDPGPGVDNTFDFSEGHVIMALDNKLNYQYASQIAFPGSTYLPYKQMLPTLSSVHLYMNIDGKNVDLDPGAGREVASNCPHSVLLHLSQTYSGDFNRVLHCGPGYYVFPDGDSSSVSTLDTSFFQSVNGCDSLVLTELTVEYKVNEVYETVCSSSGTYYFPDLDTATVSKVDTSILKSVNNCDSLIITNLTVIPNPPQTVLYDTICNGLFFIFPDGDTGWSTTTDTSHLNSNGFCDSLVVTHLYERPLTWMASLDTICSGNYFYFPDGDSSNVATVDTAAVTDSLGCSANWVTTLSILPAPRDTVVDSICQGAPYYFPDGSSSYRATTQTSTIKTIKGCDSIVVTQLSIIPPTPMVVFDTVCLGGSYQFADGRSITPTGPLSDTTTLLLGQACDSVIIVNLFVTHPPVIHKNDTLCHGKTYTFPNGSQSDTSKTDTSLVTNLQGCLDTLVTHFISLPPVYHYTRDSICRGTSYTFPSGKVSSVAVRDTLAQQNMGCVEYLIIDLSVYLADSTFLADTICYGDSYVFPDGTIGTNTASKKFILKSILGCDSVVQVELRRIVPDSSVKQTSSELEALGVGKYRWIDCATNLPIPGETGKTFKPQANGSYALVVDRFGCTDTSSCYTFTNVGIGEEAKPGGVKIYPNPTQGRFVLEVPEGIQSFDMVILDSQGKEVMRKDKVDEKTLSMDLSTFESGTYHIRVSWGGRIEHFQLVKEN, from the coding sequence ATGAAACTTATAAGCCTACCTTTTAAGATTGCTCCCTTTGGGGGCTTGGTCTTTCTGATGGGAGCCCTCCTATTGGGTCAATCCATTCAAGCTCAAAACAACCTCCCTACTATACTTTCCTACCGAACGATTACCAAAGCCAATTGCGTTGGGCAAGGAGCAACTGTTGAAATTATCTTGTCCGACACCTTGGACCCGAATATTTATGGCGGCGTTTATGTGGCCAATATGGGGGCGTATTCTTACAATCACAGTTGGGCGAACTCCTATAATGTTTGGACTCATAAGCACATGGTTGCTGGTATTAATGTTTACCCGGATTATCCATTTTTGGATGTTTACGCTTGCCCAGTTTTAGGTGGCTGTAGTTCCCCACCAAATTGGAATCTTTTTTTAGGGACGATTAAGGTTGATACCGAAGTTCTTAGAATAGAACAAAATCAAACCCTCGAATACGATGTTTGCGCCTGTGGTGACCCCGTGACTATCGGGGCTGACTGGCCAGGGGTTCCTCCATATTACAAAAAGAGTTTGGTTGACGGCCAACAGGCTGGTATGAATTGGTTTGCGGTAAACCCCATAAATCATTTAAGCGGAACCACTCCGATCAATTGCCCGGATCATTATGCATATGCTCTTTTTGATAGCAGAGGTTGTCCTATTTTTTCGAGTTCCACTGTTGTATCCGGACAAGGTCCCCATGGAAGCTTTTCAACGTCGTATATGCATGCCGCCACCTGGATAAAATCGAGTCCCGGAAAACCAGCACTGCAAAAGAATGCTTACCACTATATCTGTCCAGGAGATAGTGTTCAATTGTTTAGTAAGTACTTCTATTCGGACACCATTCTTTTGGACACGAGTTCAAGTAATCAGGTGATTTGCCGGGATACGGTTACCAACCATCATGTTATAGTTCGTACTCAGGATACTACCTATTTATCCTTTACCAAATGCGCTCAGGGAGTTTACACTTTTCCGGATGGAGATACATCTTCAATAGCCACCGTAGACACCAGCACACTTTCGAATCAATTTGGCTGCGATAGTTTAATTATCACCGATTTGAAATTGGACACCGTTACCTATACCCATCGCTTAGCCTACATCTGTGAGGGCAACACCTATACTTTTCCAGATGGAGATACGTCCATCACAGATGTTGTAGATACTTCCATTATTCATAATTCGACCTCATGCGATACCTTATTGATCACTGATTTGCGAGTGATTAAGCCGGATACAAACTACTTTTCCGTTACCGCTTGTTATGGTCAACCCTATCTTTTACCCAACGGAGATACAGCAAAAAAGGGGGGATTGGATACTACTTTACTTACCAATCAGTTCGGGTGTGATAGCTTGGTTATTTTAGATATTAATATAGATACCCCTCGCTATCAAGTGGACACTGTTTCAGTTTGTCAGGGAACGGTATACTACTTTGCTGATGGAGATAGCAGCGATACCGCAATTAGAGATACCTCTTGGTTTCAAACCAAACAGGGCTGTGATAGCCTTTTGATCATTGAATTGACCTATCGAAGCGATTCTGCTCGGAATGTGATGGTCACCCAGAGTATTTGTCAGGGAAAAGTTTTCGCCTTTCCGGATAGCAGCTTAACAGTTAGTGCTAAATCCAACACTTCTGTACTTACCTCGTCAAAAGGTTGCGATAGCACAGTAACCACAAATTTATCGGTTAAGCCATCAAGCATTCCAAAGTCTTCGCTGGCCTATGTAGGCCGTAACGAATTTAATGTTCCGGGCAGTGCTCAGAAATTGGAAGTAAGCCTTGAATCTACCTCGGATGGCAACCTAATTCAAGCAGGAAGTAAAGTTTATTTTGAGAGAAACGGAAATTCAAACGACCATGTTCTAAAAGGCCAAAGCGCTAAAAGTTTATCAGGTTATGTAATAAAAAGGGATAAAGCAGGAAAGATTCTGTGGAAACGAACTTTTGAAGGAACCGGTAGCAGCAAAGGGAATATTGAGGTTTTAGATATTACGTTAGCCGATAATGACGACATCATTATGACCGGTACGTTCAAGGATTCGGTGGATTTTGATCTGGGTACGGCTGTCAATTGGGGGTACTCTTTGCGAACATCATCGTTTTTGGCTCGATATACTAAGGATGGAAACCTGAAGTGGTTGGTTTATGAGAAAAATAAATTATCGGGTACCACGGCCCGGGTCGCTCGAATTCACTGCGATACTAAAGGGAATATTTATTTAGCTGGTCGAATTCTCTATGCTCCGGTTAACCTTGATTTTGCAACAAGTACGGCTTTGGTTAATAGAGTAGGTACCAAATCAGATCTGTTTATTTCCAAGTATGACCCTGTAGGTAACTTTGAGTGGGCGAAGCAGCTGATCTGTTCCTATGATGCCGGTGTGGAGGATTTTGAAATCGATACTGCTGGAAATCCTTATCTATTAGGGATTAATTCAGGCACAATTGACCTGGATCCCAGTACAAATCAATACGTCCTTGGCCCCTCATCTTATTACAGTTTCATTGCTCGTTATGACACGGCTGGAAATTTTATTTGGGGAGGCAAGTATGATGCTCAATCCATGAGCATGGAAGTTAATGCCTCAGGAGAGGTATTTGTCGCGGGTATCGCAAGAGACTTTAGTTTGGATTTGGACATCGGATCAGGGACCCATACATTGGATGCTTCTAAATCCAGGAGATTTGTAGCGAAACTAAATCCGAATGCAACGCCCATAATCGTTCGCCAGTTTGATGGTAAAAGCTATTTCGCTGACCACGTTGAAATAAAACGGGAGAAAATATCAAATAGGCTTTTCCTATGGGCTCGATACGTTAGAGGCTTCGAAATAGATTTGGATCCAGGTCCTGGAGTAGATAATACTTTTGATTTCAGTGAAGGCCATGTAATCATGGCTCTTGATAATAAGTTAAACTACCAGTATGCCAGCCAGATAGCATTTCCTGGTAGTACCTATCTTCCCTACAAACAAATGTTACCTACTTTAAGTAGTGTTCATCTTTATATGAATATAGATGGGAAGAATGTGGATTTAGATCCAGGTGCCGGTCGGGAAGTAGCTTCCAACTGTCCGCATTCGGTATTGCTCCATTTGTCTCAAACCTATAGTGGAGATTTTAATCGTGTGCTTCATTGTGGTCCGGGATATTATGTATTTCCCGATGGAGACTCCAGCTCTGTTTCTACTTTGGATACCAGTTTCTTTCAATCAGTCAATGGTTGCGATAGTCTCGTTTTAACTGAATTAACGGTAGAGTATAAGGTAAATGAGGTCTATGAAACCGTTTGCAGTTCATCTGGCACCTATTATTTTCCTGATCTGGATACGGCCACAGTTAGTAAGGTTGATACCTCGATTCTTAAGTCAGTAAATAACTGTGATAGCCTCATAATTACTAATTTGACTGTGATTCCAAACCCTCCACAAACGGTTCTTTATGATACCATCTGTAATGGGCTATTTTTCATTTTTCCTGATGGAGATACGGGTTGGAGTACTACAACCGATACCAGCCATTTAAATTCCAATGGATTTTGTGATAGTTTGGTGGTTACTCATTTGTATGAACGTCCACTAACTTGGATGGCTTCTCTGGACACTATTTGCAGTGGAAATTATTTTTATTTCCCTGATGGAGACAGCTCTAATGTGGCCACAGTGGATACAGCAGCAGTAACAGACTCGTTAGGCTGCTCAGCGAATTGGGTGACTACGTTGAGCATTTTGCCTGCACCGCGTGATACCGTGGTAGATTCTATCTGTCAAGGTGCTCCTTATTATTTCCCCGATGGAAGCTCATCCTATCGAGCCACTACTCAAACCAGCACCATCAAAACGATAAAGGGCTGTGATAGCATTGTAGTCACTCAACTTTCCATTATTCCTCCTACACCTATGGTGGTTTTTGATACGGTTTGCCTGGGAGGAAGTTATCAATTTGCAGATGGTAGAAGCATCACTCCAACAGGTCCGTTAAGCGATACAACTACTTTATTGTTGGGCCAGGCTTGTGATAGTGTTATTATCGTGAATCTATTTGTTACTCATCCTCCTGTTATTCATAAAAATGATACACTGTGTCACGGGAAAACCTATACTTTTCCTAATGGAAGTCAAAGTGATACGAGCAAAACAGATACTTCACTTGTAACCAATTTACAAGGTTGTTTGGATACCCTGGTGACCCATTTTATATCGCTTCCTCCTGTATATCATTATACCCGTGATTCCATTTGTCGTGGTACATCTTATACTTTCCCCAGTGGAAAGGTTTCTTCTGTTGCAGTTCGGGATACTTTGGCTCAACAGAATATGGGTTGTGTGGAATATTTAATCATTGATTTATCTGTTTATCTAGCAGATTCTACGTTCTTGGCAGATACTATCTGTTATGGTGATAGCTATGTTTTTCCTGATGGCACGATCGGTACAAATACAGCTTCCAAAAAGTTTATTCTTAAATCAATTTTGGGCTGCGATAGCGTGGTTCAGGTCGAATTGCGCCGGATTGTTCCGGATTCGTCAGTCAAGCAAACTTCGAGTGAATTGGAGGCCTTGGGAGTTGGAAAATATCGTTGGATAGATTGTGCAACAAATTTGCCCATCCCGGGAGAAACGGGTAAAACCTTCAAGCCTCAGGCCAATGGATCTTATGCTTTGGTGGTGGATCGCTTCGGCTGCACGGATACTTCTTCCTGCTACACCTTTACGAATGTGGGGATAGGCGAGGAGGCGAAACCAGGTGGGGTTAAAATCTATCCTAATCCTACCCAAGGTCGGTTTGTGCTCGAAGTTCCGGAGGGAATTCAATCCTTCGATATGGTCATCCTGGATTCACAGGGCAAGGAAGTGATGCGCAAAGACAAGGTAGATGAAAAGACTTTGTCTATGGATCTATCCACTTTTGAATCGGGAACTTACCACATTCGGGTATCCTGGGGAGGCCGGATAGAACACTTCCAGTTGGTTAAGGAGAATTAA